The window TGATGGATGCCTACGCAAAAAACTTTAACCGGGATGGTGTGAATAATAACGAAGACTTGTTATGGTTCGCTAAGCTGGAAAACTACCGTTACTACAGCTATACCGACCCGGAGGTAAAACAAGGTTTGAAACAGCGGGGCGAACGTAAAGAGGGTGAGCAAATGCATGTTCAGGTTATCGTAAGCCGTAAGGATATAACCAATAAGATCAAGCTTAGCCCGATGAATACCTCAAGAGGTAAAAATGCAGAGCATTCTAAAAAGATGGGGCAGTTTGACCGGGTGGCATTTAAACAGAGCGGTGAATCTCTTTTTGACAGCCTGTTTGGATTTGACAGGCAGCTTAAAGATACGATGGCATATGCCAATGTTCAGAAGAATGGCGAGTTATCACAGCGGGAACAATTAGGTGTGTTGGCCGAAGGAGCTTCGCGTAATTATCAAAGCAGGTCGGTTGCTAATGAACTTGCCCGGGGTGTAGCAGATGGTCTTTTTGCAACGTCGGCCAGTATGCTTTCGGCAGTTGGTAAAACAACGATAAGTTTCCTGGAAGTGATGCTGGAACCAATATATACAGGTGGTGCTAATATTGTCCCGGAAAGCGAGATGCAGAAAAAGAAAAAACGAAAGAAAAAATACCAGGGCCAACAGGTGTCGCGTTGAACAAGGGCACTGATGCTATAACAAATAGATATTTTTTTTGACAGAGGAAAGTGGCCTTGCAGCTGCGGCAGGTGGCTTCATTACACCACGCGCTTCGCTCCGGGTTCCATTACGCCGCCAGCCTCGCCGTCGCACAGGAGTGCATTCGTTCCTCATACACACCTGCCTCCCCCGCGCGCGGGTTATCGGTTAGTCACAGCACCGCGGTCACAAAATTAGCTCACGCAGGAAAACGGTAAAGGGTATATAAACGGGGCAGGGTTGTTTGTTTTTTGGCTTGCCCCGCCCTTGACCGTTTTCCTGCTTTAAGCTCCGGTTGTTTAAGCGGTGCAATGACTGGGTGTGCGCAAATTCGATTGGGACTATTGACCTATAAAACAGCGAATGCCCTTTCGATGAAAGGGCACTCGCAAAGTAAAATTTATTGGTTTCTTTGTGAGCCTGCTTTATCTCTTCTAAGTCTCCAAACCATTTTTCCATAGGATTGATATGAGTTCTTTTGTATTATTAGCAAGATGCACGTCCCAACTTGCTCTTCCAAAATGGAATAGCAAGTTTTTAAATTCGTCATACCTAAGGCGCAATTTAAAATCGTCAGGAACCGTTCAATGTTACTTACGAACGCTTTCTCTAAAGTCATTATGGTAATATTGCTGAGCCATATGATATCTTCGCCAAACATATTTCTTTGACTTTTGATACAACAGATTTTGTTGAAATTGAATTCATCAGGAACCATCATTTTCGATAATTCAAACTTTAATCAATAGTTGATGGGACCATATTAACTAACCTAACATAATCTTTTGGTCAGGAATAAATTTCTTTTTAGCCAACGTTTTCTTCAGCGTGACCATGTCTTCGGTTACCTTGATAGCCAGTACCTTGGCATAATGCTGTGTTTGCTTTAGACTCTTGTGTCCCATCATTTTACTGATGGTTTCCATTGGAACATTATTTGCTAAAGTCACCGTTGTAGCGAATGAATTTCTGGCCATTTTGGAAGTAAGTTCCTTATTTACCTTACAGGTATCAGCAATTTCTTTTAGATATGAATTATACTTTTGGTTACTCAACACTGGTAATAGCATATCTTTTGCTAAACACGTCGCATCATCCTGGTATTTTTTTAAAATCAGAAGTGCAATTGGCAATAGTGGTATCGCTGCCGGTGTCCCTGTCTTTTGCCTGTTCTTATAAATTCTTAGTTCACTGTTATGGGCCAAGGTTACTTCGGAACGTTTCAATTGCTTGACATCAATGAAGGAAAGACCGGTAAAACAACAAAAGACGAACAGATCTCTTACTCGGGACAATCGTTCATTCTGGATGTTTTTAGATGCTATTCGCTGAATTTCTTCTTTATCCAGGTAGACAGTATCCACATCTTCTCTTGTCATCTCAAACTTGGCGAATGGATCCCCTACCAGCCATCCGTTATCCACGCAATCCAATACAATCTTTTTCATATTGGCAATGTTTTTCAATGCTGAATTATGGTTAAGTTCTAAATCTGTACGATACCAGTTATATAGCTTCTTAATGAATTCCAAGTCCAGTGAGCGGATATTGATATCGTCAACTTTATAGATGACCTTAATAAATTTGCAGGTATGTTTATAGGATGTGTTAAAATTAGTATAAGTCCCTTTAGCGACACCTTTACCAATCATTTTCTTTAAGTCTTTGTTATGCACTTCGAACAACAAAAGCAACATCCACTTCCGCTCATTAATCCCGGATAACAATTCTACTATTGCTAAAGATGTTACCACTTTACCCCGGTCGATCAAATGCTTCCTCGCATCGTACGCTTTATTTTGCATAACATCAAGGAACTCGTTAAGTGCTTTTGCATCTTCTTTATTGCCGATGGCACGGTTCCCTTTTGAATTCCATCTGGAAGGAAGCCAGGAACGTTTAATAGAAACGTCTTTGGAAACACCGTCTACAGTAATCTTGAGGTAGATATACATTTCACCCCCATCATAATTTCTTGGCTGTTTTAAAAAAAACATTAAGCCTAAACTTTTTTCTAACATAACGAAAGATTTTTAAGTGAATAAATATCGAAATGCAGCGGCAAAAAGTCAAGATGTTTAATGATCGAACATGTTGTAAATCAGATTATTACATCATTTACATGGCGTCTTTTTTTGATGAAAAAAAGACGCCATGGATGTCGCTCATTTTCTTTGCGAATTCGTGTATGTTTTGGTTAACTCACGGCAACAAAAAAGCCTGTAAATCTATGATTTACAGGCTTTTGGTGTTTTTTGACTATTCAATCAGCGGTGAGGGAGGGATTCGAACCCTCGGTACAGTTTCCCGTACGTCAGTTTAGCAAACTGATCCTTTCGGCCTCTCAGGCACCTCACCAGTATTTTTTAAACTTGTCCCCCGTTTTCGGGATTGCAAATATAGTAATTCATGTTTCCCGTCAAAAAAAAAGTTCGGATTTTTAATAATCTATCCGCACGTGGTAAATGCTCATCAGCATTCGCTTAAATATTTCTTTAATGGTTTCTATATCTTTCAAGGTTATATTACTGTCTTTCAACTGGTTCTGATCCAGCTTATATTTTACAATCCTATCTACCAAAACACTTATCGATTCTTCATCAGGCTCCTTTAATGAGCGCGAAGCGGCCTCAACCGAGTCGGCAAGCATCAAAACGCCGGCCTCTTTGGTGAAAGGGATAGGCCCGGGGTACCTAAAAATGTTCTCGTTGATGAATTTTTCGGGAAAATTCTTCAATGACGACTGGTAAAAATAGTCAACCCGGGTATTACCATGGTGGGTACGGATAAAATCGATAATAACTTCGGGCAGGTTTGCTTTACGCGCCATCTCAATCCCTTTGCTTACGTGACGAATAATTACCTGCGCACTCTCTTCATAAGGCAACTTATCATGAGGGTTAAAACCCGAGGTTTGGTTTTCAATAAAAAACAGCGGGTTTTCCATTTTACCAATATCGTGGTACAAGGCACCGGCCCTAACCAGTAACGCGTTGCCTCCTATACTATAAATGGCATTCTCGGCCAAATTAGCTACCTGTAACGAATGCTGAAAGGTGCCAGGTGCCGTAAACGCCAGTTCGCGCAGTAAAGGCGCGTTGGTGTTTGTAAGCTCGATAAGCGTAATATCCGAGGTAAGCGAAAATATCTTCTCAAAAATATAAATCATTGGGTAGGCCAGCAGGGTAAGCAGCACGCTCACTACAAAAGGCAAAAAATCCATCCAGTCAATCTCCAGGAAGGTACCTTCCCTGATAAACGAAATGCCCAGGAAAGCCACAGAATAGGTGAACACGATAATGCCGGCCGAAATAAGGAACTGCTCGCGGCGGATAAGATTTTTGATACTATAAATAGACACCATTCCGGCGGTTATTTCATAGTAAGCAAATTCAAAGCTATTGGGCACAAAAAAGCCCGCAATTAAAACCACCAGCAAATGAATATTAAGCGCCAAACGGGTATCAAACAAAATGCGGATGATGATTGGCACTATACAATACGGTATGTAATAAAGGTTTACCGGGAACTGGAATTTAATAGCGGCCGACAGCGTGGCCAGCATGGCCGTAATTACCAGCAATATTAAACTTACCAGGCGGTTATCGGCATAAATATCCTTACGAAAAAGGTAAAGGAATATCATGAGTAACGATATGGCTATAGATACCAGCAAAAACTGCCCAAGCAGCACCAATACGTGGTTACCGTTTACGCGGGCATTATTTTCAAAAGCCTTTTTATACGATTCAAGTTTTTGATAAACATCATCATTAATAATAGAGCCTTTATAAACTATTACCTCACCCTTTTGTACCATTCCGCGGGTGATAGACAGGCCGTCGTACACTTCTTTTTCCAGCCTTACGGTAAGGTTATCATCATAGCTTAAATTATTCTGGATGCGGTTTTGCAACAAATCGAGCATAAAAGCCCTGTCAATATCTGTTCGCTTACTCAATACCTTATCGCAATAAGCCAGGGCGCTTTCTTTAGTGAAAAGGGTATTGGTGTTTTTATCGGTTGCTACGTTTTTATTTAAAATAGTAATGGGATAGTTGTTGGTATGTTGCAGGTATTTATCATTGAGTTTTAAAATGCCTGTTTCATACAAATTTGTTAACAAGGCTATTCCGGCATCAATATATTTCGATTTAAGTTTATCATTAATCCCCGCGTTATGCCACTTGATTTCCAAATCAGTTTTAAAACCGTCTATCTGCTGGCCTCCCGCGGCAGCGTCAAGCTGGTATACCGGGGTAATGCTTTCGTAAGCAGTCTTCTTTTCGTTATCAATTTCCTGTGGGGTTTTCAGGATAGCAAAATTATAGGGCGATACCAGGTCCTTTTGGTTCCAGATGCGTCCTTTTTCGTACTCATAACTAAATTTAGCCTGCTTGGGTAAAAAGAAAACGATAAGGCAGATGCTCACCAGCATCATCAAAAACTTAACGTTGCGGGCATATTTGCGCATTAAGGCTTTTTGCCGCGAGGTAGATAGTTTTGCCATGTATGTAATTAACCGCACAAAAATAAGTTTTTTGTGTGAGAGTTAAGAATGAGAGTCAATCAGAGTCAAGAATCAAGAGTCAAGAATCAAGACAGGAACTTATAAGCCGGGCATCCTGCAAGCCTTATTTACATTATGCCTGATTTCTCAAATTACGCCTTTTCATCTTGACTCTTGATTCTTAACTCTTGACTCTCTTTTTAATTTGTTTTTACAAATTAAAAAATGATATCTTTGTGATATCATTTTAAAATCAAACTAAATCACCATGGACTCTGAAAAAACCATCAACCCTCCTTCTGGCTTTGCGGCTTTTGCCTTACTGCTTGTTGTATTGGCTGTAGCTGCTGTTTGCTTATTTATTGGCGAAGAACCTGTAGGCGCCATTTTAGGCGTACTGGGTTTTATCTTTATACTACCCGGCCTGGTTATAGTAAACCCCAACGAATCAAAAGTGCTTACCCTTTTTGGTAAATATGTGGGCACCGTAAAAAAAGACGGCTTTTTTTGGGTAAACCCTTTTACCGTAAAAAGAAAAGTTTCATTAAGGGCATTTAACCTTAACGGGCAGCAATTAAAAGTTAACGATAGCATTGGTAACCCAATTGAAATTGCCGCGGTAATTGTATGGCAGATAAAGGATACCGCCAGCGCTGTGTTCGCCGTGGAAAATTATATCCAGTACGTAAACATACAAAGCGAAGCTGCCGTAAGGCACCTGGCCAATTCGTTCCCGTATGATAACCTGGAAGATGAAACAGCCACCATTACCTTACGCGGCGGTGCCGAGCAGGTAAGTCTTTTGCTGGAAAAAGAACTAAACGAAAGGCTCGACCGCGCCGGTATTGAAGTACTGGAAGCACGGATATCGCACCTGGCCTACGCGCCCGAAATTGCACACTCTATGTTACAGGTACAACAGGCTTCGGCTATTATTGCCGCCCGCAGGCTTATTGTTGAGGGAGCTGTAGGTATGGTGGAGATGGCGCTAAATAAGCTATCAGAAAAAAACATAGTGGAGCTTGACGAAGAACGGAAAGCAGCTATGGTTAGTAACCTGCTGGTTGTATTATGTGGCGACAGGAGCGTTAACCCGGTTGTAAACACAGGCACCTTATATCATTAATACCATGGAGCAATTTAGGAGTTTTGACCAGCTACGCACCAACCAGCTTATCATCATTAGGAATGGCTTTTTCAGGCCATCCTTTGAATTGAGCGACGGTCAGTTTAGCTATGGCAAACTAAGCTACGGCAACATCTGGAAAACCACGATGATATTGGAGTCGGCACAAAAAACGTGGGTGATAAAACGCAAAGCCTTTTTCAGCCGCACTTTATTGATAAAGGATACCTATGATATTGAACTGGGGGAAGTAACGCCGGAAATATTAACACGCAAGGTGAAACTGAGCATGAATAATGGTTTTGATGCCATATATGCATACAAGAAGCTTTTTACACGCACCTTTAGCCTAACAAGCGATCAATATGGCGACATTTTAAGTGTAAAAACGGCTATGTGGGGTTTCAAAAAACCATTTGAGGTATCGGTAGACCTGGATAAGCTGAAAACCATTCCAGATATGCCATTGCTGGTGCTATTGGGGGTAAACTTAATTTTAATAAAACAAGCGCAGGCCGCTGCCGCGGCAGGGAGTTGATATGGCTGAAAAAAAGGCATTTGTGTTACGCATTAATCCTGATGTATTAAAGGAACTGGAAGCCTGGGCTGCCGAAGAATTCAGAAGCACCAACGGGCAAATAGAATACCTGATGCAGCAGGCGCTGCTTGCGCGTAAAAAAGGAGCGAAGAAGAAAAAAGAGTAATGGAATTTCAAAAAATAAAAGATCGTAAGACTTTATATTTAATCAGACAGGATTTGTTTAATGGCGAATATGTTTTAACAGATCACCAGAATAATTTTGGCAAATTGACATACGACGGCCTGGCGCGTGAAACAGCAGAAATAGGTTCATATTATGGTGACTGGAAATTAGGTTATGATTTTGAGCCATTCGGTAACGCTCAAATAATAATTTATGATAACACCGATTTGTTTTTGGGGGAAATAATTGTTGGTTATAACTACCTGCATCAACCACCCTCGTTGGCTATGGCAGATGGATTTACTGGCATTTTTTCGAAAACTGATTTATTGTCGAACACTTACCAATGGAAATCAAATATTTCAGGCAGTTTGATTCACATTAAAAACGCCCTGTTTTCCATGACGAACACCATTACTGTTATTGATGATGATATTACCGAAGAGAAAATTACCTTACTTAGTTTTCTTGCGCAGCATCTTTTGATTCTTAAAGGCAGAAGAAAGCAGAGTTCTTACTAAACTATTACTATGCCAGGGAGATTGCTTTTAAACTTTTTCAGCAACAAACGTTTGACCTTTACAAAATAATACCCTTTTAAGCTGCCTCGTAGAGGCTACCTGTTTGTAGAAAACGGATAGTTCAACCTTTTTTGCTCCCTGGGAGCTACCTTTCTTTGGGATCAACTTCTAAAGCGATTGGCAATCACCTAAAGGGTAATACAGTACTTCGGTGCTGATATTAAGAAGCATGCCCGATGGGCTCGTGTCCAATCCGGCGGATGCCATGTACACGCCCGCTATGCTTAACCTTCCAAATATCATATGTCTTTTGCATGTCAAGCCAAAATTCAGCTGCGACACCAAAGGCATCTTCCAGGCGCACCGCCATCTCTGCCGAGATTCCTGCGCCCTCATTAACAACTTCAGACAGTTGCTTACGACTTATATGCAAATTTTCAGCAGCTTTTGTAATCGACAACTTCATTTCCTTTAAAATATCCTCCCTTAAAATTGCACCGGGATGGACAGGTGGCATCATACTTTCCATTTTGTTTCCTTTTAATGGTAATCCGAATAATTAATATCAAAAACACTACCCTCTTCAAATCTAAAATAAATCCGGTAGTTACCGGTAACCCAAACAGACCAAAACCCTTTTAGGTCACCACTCAAAGAATGTAGCTTATAACCGGGAATCATCCGCAGTGGATCTAAAGTCTTGGCTGTATTTAATATTGAAAGTATACGCCTGATTTTTTCAACCTGTTCACTTGGAAGTTTTGAAGCATCATTCTTTTCCCAAAGTAGCCTTAAACCTTTATGTGCAATGCTTTCAATCATCACTCAAATATACACTGTAACCTTAAAGGTTACAAACTAAGCATAAAATAATTTCAGCCGGCATTAAAACCCCCTTCGCTACTATTTATTATGCATGCATAGCTTTTTACTCTCATCAAAATAACTAAATTTGCCCTACCAATTTTAATGAGGGACACATGAGAGAAGTAGTAATAGTAGCCGCCACCCGTACGCCTATTGGTAGTTTCGGTGGCAGCTTAGCCGCTATAGGCGCCACACAACTTGGGGCGCTGGTAATCAAATCGGCAGTTGAAAAGGCCGGGTTAAAGCCAGATCAGGTTCAGGAAGTTTATATGGGGAATGTAATGTCGGCCAATTTGGGGCAGGCACCGGCTACCCAGGCAGCTATATTTGCCGGCCTACCCTATTTACCCGCCACTACAATCAATAAAGTTTGCGCTTCGGGCATGAAAGCTATTATGCTTGCTGCACAAAGCATAGCCCTTGGGCAAAACGACATTGCGGTTGCCGGGGGTATGGAGAGCATGAGCAACGTACCCTATTATTTAGATAAAGCCCGCAACGGCTATCGCTTAGGCAACGGGCAAATTATTGATGGCCTGGTAAAAGATGGCCTTTGGGATGTATATAACGATTACCACATGGGCTCGGCAGCCGAGCTTTGCGCCGTTGATTGTAACATCAGCCGTGAAGACCAGGATGCATTTGCCATTGAATCATACAACCGTGCACAAAAAGCCCAGGCAGCGGGCAGGTTCAAGGATGAAATAAGCCCTGTTGAACTAAAAGATAAAAAAGGCGATGTTACCCTGTTTGCCGATGACGAGGAACCTAAAGCCGTTAAGTTTGACAAAATCCCTTCATTAAAACCCGTATTTAAAAAAGATGGCACGGTAACCGCGGCCAATGCATCAACCTTAAATGATGGTGCTGCAGCTTTAGTATTAATGAGCCGCGAAAAGGCTGATGAGCTGGGCATTAAACCGCTTGCCCGTATTGTATCCTATGCCGATGCGCAGCAGGCGCCCGAGTGGTTTACTACCGCCCCGTCAAAAGCCATCCCATTAGCATTACACAAAGCCAGTTTGTCATCAGATGAAATCGACTTTTTCGAGATAAACGAGGCGTTTTCTGTTGTAGCTATCGCCAATAACCAATTGTTAAAGCTCGATCCTGCAAAAGTTAACGTAAATGGCGGTGCCGTTTCATTAGGCCACCCACTGGGCGCATCGGGTGCACGAATCATTGTTACCTTAATTAACGTATTACAACAAAACCAGGGCAAATTTGGTGCGGCCGGAATTTGTAACGGCGGCGGCGGCGCCAGCGCAATGGTTATCGAAAATTTACGTTAGTAGGTTGAGTAGCAGGTAAAAAAATTTCGCGAAATACCGAATGAGAATAATTAATAGGACAAAAGGACTGTTATGATGAGTGGTGAAATTTTGCGAAATTCCGAAGGGGGAATGACGTTTATCGCATGACAGCGAGTCGACTCACCCCGACGAGGCTACGCCCGTCTGCCCCTCTCTCCGACTGCGTCGCATAGAGGGGCTAAAAGAAAAAAAACGAGCTTAACCCTCTTTGCGGCGCAGTCGGAGAGAGGGTCGGCCAGCGCAGCGTAGCCGGGGTGAGTCGTGGCCAGCGTTTATGTGGCAGCTGTAAATCTCAACATATCATGGGTAGGTACAAAGGATGAACTTCCCGATACCTGTAACAACACATTTATCAATATATAGTTATATTAGTACAAAAATCATATTAACACCGTGATCAAAAAGCTTCTCTTATTTCTCCCCGCGCTTTTATTGAGTATCCATACCTATGCGCAGCACTCTGACGAGAACGCGCATATTAAACAGTTAAAACTTTACGAAGACACCCTAAAAACTTTAGGTAAAACATTTATTAACGACGAAACCGACCTGGTACGCAAAAACGCCAACTATAAGTTTATTAAAACGATGGTTAGCGCATTAAAAGTACCCAACTCGTTCCTGTATCATTTTGATTCTGTAAAAACCGTCAGTATTATCAATTCGCCCGATAACCGCTTCCGTATTTTTACCTGGCCTATCATGAACGAGGATGGCAGCTACCGTTTTTACGGCACCATACAAATGAATACCGGCGGCTTTTTAAAAATGTACCCTTTGGAAGATTACTCGCCTTTTTTAAAAAACGCCGAAGATTCAGTTGTAAATAACCGCAAGTGGCTGGGCGCGCAGTATTATAAAATAGTGCCTGTTTATGGCGCCAAAACCTACTACATTTTGTTAGGCTGGAAGGGTAACACGGTAAAATCGACCAAGAAAGTAATTGATGTACTTTCGTTTAATGATGCAGGGCCGGTATTTGGCATGCCGGTATTTGATGGCAACGGTAAAACACGTCACCGCGTGGTATTTGAATATGCCCGCCAGGCCTCCATGCTGCTAAGATACGAGCCCGAGCAAAACCTCATTGTGTTTGACCACCTTGCACCACCCGATGCCAAAGAGAAAAACAAGCCCGAAACCTTTGGGCCCGACCTTACTTATGATGGCTATAAATTAAAGAATGGTCGCTGGGTATACGTTGAACAGTTGGATATGCGCAACGTGCCCGATAACTCAAGTAATGCCATCGATCCGCAGTATGTCGACCCCAAAAAACAGGCAGCACGCGATAAAAAGCTTGTTCCAACATCACATTAATTTTAGAATTATAGCCACGTTACCAACTAATAATCAAAACAATCCACAGATAGCTTGTAAC is drawn from Mucilaginibacter ginsenosidivorax and contains these coding sequences:
- a CDS encoding DUF5712 family protein → MFINITDSKEAANKGSSAGLVNYLEKENRIGHKQEPEYWFNGQKIRIEPYEVMRSIDNNVAKLGKDDAKFFLVNISPSQKEIRFLKEQYGEEGAKEQMKGFAVRVMDAYAKNFNRDGVNNNEDLLWFAKLENYRYYSYTDPEVKQGLKQRGERKEGEQMHVQVIVSRKDITNKIKLSPMNTSRGKNAEHSKKMGQFDRVAFKQSGESLFDSLFGFDRQLKDTMAYANVQKNGELSQREQLGVLAEGASRNYQSRSVANELARGVADGLFATSASMLSAVGKTTISFLEVMLEPIYTGGANIVPESEMQKKKKRKKKYQGQQVSR
- a CDS encoding site-specific integrase; this translates as MLEKSLGLMFFLKQPRNYDGGEMYIYLKITVDGVSKDVSIKRSWLPSRWNSKGNRAIGNKEDAKALNEFLDVMQNKAYDARKHLIDRGKVVTSLAIVELLSGINERKWMLLLLFEVHNKDLKKMIGKGVAKGTYTNFNTSYKHTCKFIKVIYKVDDINIRSLDLEFIKKLYNWYRTDLELNHNSALKNIANMKKIVLDCVDNGWLVGDPFAKFEMTREDVDTVYLDKEEIQRIASKNIQNERLSRVRDLFVFCCFTGLSFIDVKQLKRSEVTLAHNSELRIYKNRQKTGTPAAIPLLPIALLILKKYQDDATCLAKDMLLPVLSNQKYNSYLKEIADTCKVNKELTSKMARNSFATTVTLANNVPMETISKMMGHKSLKQTQHYAKVLAIKVTEDMVTLKKTLAKKKFIPDQKIMLG
- a CDS encoding HD family phosphohydrolase; translation: MAKLSTSRQKALMRKYARNVKFLMMLVSICLIVFFLPKQAKFSYEYEKGRIWNQKDLVSPYNFAILKTPQEIDNEKKTAYESITPVYQLDAAAGGQQIDGFKTDLEIKWHNAGINDKLKSKYIDAGIALLTNLYETGILKLNDKYLQHTNNYPITILNKNVATDKNTNTLFTKESALAYCDKVLSKRTDIDRAFMLDLLQNRIQNNLSYDDNLTVRLEKEVYDGLSITRGMVQKGEVIVYKGSIINDDVYQKLESYKKAFENNARVNGNHVLVLLGQFLLVSIAISLLMIFLYLFRKDIYADNRLVSLILLVITAMLATLSAAIKFQFPVNLYYIPYCIVPIIIRILFDTRLALNIHLLVVLIAGFFVPNSFEFAYYEITAGMVSIYSIKNLIRREQFLISAGIIVFTYSVAFLGISFIREGTFLEIDWMDFLPFVVSVLLTLLAYPMIYIFEKIFSLTSDITLIELTNTNAPLLRELAFTAPGTFQHSLQVANLAENAIYSIGGNALLVRAGALYHDIGKMENPLFFIENQTSGFNPHDKLPYEESAQVIIRHVSKGIEMARKANLPEVIIDFIRTHHGNTRVDYFYQSSLKNFPEKFINENIFRYPGPIPFTKEAGVLMLADSVEAASRSLKEPDEESISVLVDRIVKYKLDQNQLKDSNITLKDIETIKEIFKRMLMSIYHVRIDY
- a CDS encoding SPFH domain-containing protein; the protein is MDSEKTINPPSGFAAFALLLVVLAVAAVCLFIGEEPVGAILGVLGFIFILPGLVIVNPNESKVLTLFGKYVGTVKKDGFFWVNPFTVKRKVSLRAFNLNGQQLKVNDSIGNPIEIAAVIVWQIKDTASAVFAVENYIQYVNIQSEAAVRHLANSFPYDNLEDETATITLRGGAEQVSLLLEKELNERLDRAGIEVLEARISHLAYAPEIAHSMLQVQQASAIIAARRLIVEGAVGMVEMALNKLSEKNIVELDEERKAAMVSNLLVVLCGDRSVNPVVNTGTLYH
- a CDS encoding ribbon-helix-helix domain-containing protein, with the translated sequence MAEKKAFVLRINPDVLKELEAWAAEEFRSTNGQIEYLMQQALLARKKGAKKKKE
- a CDS encoding HigA family addiction module antitoxin, with protein sequence MESMMPPVHPGAILREDILKEMKLSITKAAENLHISRKQLSEVVNEGAGISAEMAVRLEDAFGVAAEFWLDMQKTYDIWKVKHSGRVHGIRRIGHEPIGHAS
- a CDS encoding type II toxin-antitoxin system RelE/ParE family toxin, giving the protein MIESIAHKGLRLLWEKNDASKLPSEQVEKIRRILSILNTAKTLDPLRMIPGYKLHSLSGDLKGFWSVWVTGNYRIYFRFEEGSVFDINYSDYH
- a CDS encoding acetyl-CoA C-acyltransferase; its protein translation is MREVVIVAATRTPIGSFGGSLAAIGATQLGALVIKSAVEKAGLKPDQVQEVYMGNVMSANLGQAPATQAAIFAGLPYLPATTINKVCASGMKAIMLAAQSIALGQNDIAVAGGMESMSNVPYYLDKARNGYRLGNGQIIDGLVKDGLWDVYNDYHMGSAAELCAVDCNISREDQDAFAIESYNRAQKAQAAGRFKDEISPVELKDKKGDVTLFADDEEPKAVKFDKIPSLKPVFKKDGTVTAANASTLNDGAAALVLMSREKADELGIKPLARIVSYADAQQAPEWFTTAPSKAIPLALHKASLSSDEIDFFEINEAFSVVAIANNQLLKLDPAKVNVNGGAVSLGHPLGASGARIIVTLINVLQQNQGKFGAAGICNGGGGASAMVIENLR